From a single Okeanomitos corallinicola TIOX110 genomic region:
- a CDS encoding saccharopine dehydrogenase family protein, translating to MAKVLIIGAGGVGNVVVKKCAQEKAVFTDILLASRTKEKCDAIAKDINHPSITTAKVDADQSSEVAALIKDFQPDIVINVALPYQDLAIMDACLETGVNYLDTANYEPPEEAKFEYKWQWAYQQRYQEAGIMAVLGCGFDPGVTGVFTAHALKHHFDEIHYLDIVDCNAGSHGHPFATNFNPEINIREITQKGKYYENNQWVEIDPFSIHRSVDYPEIGLKDSYVLYHEELESLVKNIPTIKRARFWMTFSQEYLTHLRVLQNVGLTSIEPIEYEGKQIVPLNFLKAVLPIPSSLGENYQGQTSIGCHIRGLKDGKQRTFYIYNNCDHAESYKEVGAQAISYTTGVPAMLGALLMVTGEWQGKGVFNVEQLNPDPFLEKLGKYGLPWHQLIDETPIFE from the coding sequence ATGGCAAAAGTATTAATAATTGGTGCAGGTGGAGTAGGTAACGTAGTTGTCAAAAAATGCGCTCAAGAAAAAGCAGTATTTACAGATATACTCTTAGCCAGCAGAACCAAAGAAAAATGTGATGCGATCGCCAAAGATATCAACCATCCTAGCATTACCACAGCCAAAGTAGACGCAGATCAATCCAGCGAAGTAGCAGCATTAATCAAAGACTTTCAACCAGACATAGTAATTAACGTCGCGCTACCATACCAAGACCTAGCCATCATGGATGCGTGCTTAGAAACCGGAGTCAACTACCTAGACACCGCCAACTACGAACCCCCAGAAGAAGCCAAATTTGAATACAAATGGCAATGGGCGTATCAACAGCGTTATCAAGAAGCCGGTATCATGGCCGTACTCGGATGTGGATTTGACCCCGGAGTCACAGGAGTATTTACTGCCCATGCACTCAAACATCACTTTGACGAAATCCACTATCTAGACATCGTAGACTGTAACGCCGGTAGTCATGGCCATCCCTTCGCCACCAACTTCAACCCAGAAATCAACATCAGAGAAATCACCCAAAAAGGTAAATACTACGAGAATAACCAATGGGTAGAAATTGATCCCTTCTCCATCCACCGTAGCGTTGACTACCCAGAAATCGGACTAAAAGATTCCTACGTTTTATATCACGAAGAACTAGAATCTTTAGTTAAAAACATACCTACCATCAAACGCGCCCGTTTTTGGATGACCTTCTCCCAGGAATATCTTACCCACTTGAGAGTATTACAAAATGTCGGTTTAACCAGCATTGAACCCATCGAATACGAAGGAAAACAAATAGTCCCCTTAAACTTCCTCAAAGCAGTTTTACCCATACCTTCTTCTTTAGGTGAAAACTACCAAGGGCAAACATCCATCGGTTGTCATATTCGCGGACTCAAAGACGGTAAACAAAGAACCTTCTACATTTACAACAACTGCGACCATGCAGAATCTTACAAAGAAGTTGGCGCCCAGGCAATTTCCTACACCACAGGAGTACCAGCCATGCTAGGTGCATTACTGATGGTGACAGGAGAATGGCAAGGAAAAGGAGTCTTCAACGTTGAACAACTTAACCCAGATCCCTTTTTAGAGAAACTCGGAAAATACGGACTACCCTGGCATCAACTCATAGACGAAACACCCATATTTGAATAG
- the nspC gene encoding carboxynorspermidine decarboxylase, with amino-acid sequence MNYSQIPSPCYVLEEEKLIKNLELINSVQKRAGITVILALKGFAMYSTFPLVRKYLKGATASSLFEAMLIREELGGELHLYFPVYQEHEFAAAIKDATHITFNSLSQWESFKEKTFNAKISPGLRINPEYSPVETDMYNPASLMSRLGIRAETLGDKLPEGIEGLHCHNLCESDSHALSTTLEQIEKLFGNHLPHIKWLNLGGGHLLTRQGYDIEHFVKVMTDFKTRHPHLDIYIEPSSAIAWETGFLRATVLDLIQTPDPIIAMLDVSFTAHMPDCLEMPYKPRIQGARDPQPGETAYRMGGLTCLAGDVMGMGDYYFSTPLKIGDSIILEDMIHYTMVKTSMFNGVKHPSIGILRNGEFELVREFEYEDFKRRLS; translated from the coding sequence ATGAACTATTCCCAAATACCTTCCCCTTGCTACGTTCTCGAAGAAGAAAAACTGATTAAAAACCTAGAATTAATCAACTCAGTCCAAAAACGAGCCGGTATTACAGTTATTCTGGCCTTAAAAGGTTTTGCCATGTATAGCACCTTTCCCCTAGTCAGGAAATATTTAAAAGGTGCGACAGCAAGCTCATTATTTGAAGCCATGCTAATTAGAGAAGAATTGGGTGGAGAACTGCACCTTTACTTTCCCGTGTATCAGGAACATGAATTTGCAGCAGCCATCAAAGACGCAACCCACATCACCTTTAACTCTCTGAGTCAGTGGGAAAGCTTTAAAGAAAAAACCTTCAACGCGAAAATTTCCCCAGGGTTAAGAATAAACCCGGAATATTCCCCAGTAGAAACCGATATGTATAACCCTGCATCTTTAATGTCTCGTTTAGGGATCAGAGCGGAAACATTAGGTGATAAATTACCAGAAGGTATTGAAGGGTTACATTGTCATAATCTTTGTGAAAGTGACTCTCATGCTTTATCAACCACCTTAGAACAAATTGAAAAACTCTTTGGAAATCACCTACCTCATATTAAATGGCTCAACTTAGGCGGTGGACATTTATTAACCCGTCAAGGATATGATATTGAGCATTTTGTTAAGGTAATGACAGATTTTAAAACTCGTCATCCCCATCTTGATATTTATATTGAACCAAGTTCCGCTATCGCTTGGGAAACAGGATTTTTAAGGGCGACAGTTTTGGATCTTATTCAAACTCCTGATCCAATTATTGCTATGTTGGATGTATCATTTACGGCTCATATGCCAGATTGTTTAGAAATGCCCTATAAACCTCGAATTCAAGGAGCAAGAGATCCACAACCAGGAGAAACAGCATATAGAATGGGAGGTTTAACTTGTTTAGCTGGGGATGTGATGGGGATGGGAGATTACTATTTTTCTACTCCTTTAAAAATAGGAGATTCTATTATTTTAGAAGATATGATTCACTATACAATGGTGAAAACTTCCATGTTTAATGGGGTAAAACATCCATCTATAGGTATTCTCCGAAATGGGGAATTTGAATTAGTCCGAGAGTTTGAATATGAAGATTTTAAGAGGAGATTATCTTAA
- a CDS encoding SLC13 family permease: MSIFLTLTVVVFAFVCFIGEWLPTDIVALIVAVLLTLLGLITPEESISGFSNSATVTVMAMFILSAGISRTGAIQIVENSLLKWGGKNPTKQIFILGLLAGPITALVNNTAVVAVFLPIVENWCYRQKMSVSLLLLPLSYITILGGMITVVGTSTTVLASGLSATLGYGTFGLFQFTFLGLITFFVGLIYLSIFAPRLLKNQVSSCSTDDLVTCDYQLKEYISEIIIPPGSPLVGKTLNTSRIQRQFDVDVIEIIDNGVHFSQPLADKKLKAGCILLVRGGREDLLQIKNQQGIEILPEVKFSYPSLISELNSEEEGVAEVLVTSGSNLIGSTLKELRFRQRYNVTVLAIRRGQELSRERLGKTPLRFGDVLLVGGPQQSLIGLQTSRNLLLIMQQDIEILRHSKAGIAIAICLGVVLVAAFKLLTILVSSLIGVILMVLTGCLKPKEIYEAVRWDIIFLLAGLIPLGIAMNNSGTTQLLAENIVKLGGQLPGYWLLTFFFVLTACMTEILSNNAAVILLLPIAAKVAENLNFNPLAFMLAVTFAASYSFMTPIGYQTNTMVYSPGGYRFVDFFRVGAPLTILMTLIIPPLIILLYGI, encoded by the coding sequence ATGTCTATTTTTTTGACATTAACCGTTGTCGTTTTTGCCTTTGTTTGCTTTATCGGAGAATGGTTGCCTACAGATATAGTTGCTCTTATTGTTGCAGTTTTATTAACTTTACTAGGTTTAATCACTCCAGAAGAAAGTATTTCTGGTTTTAGTAACTCTGCCACCGTGACTGTGATGGCAATGTTTATTTTAAGTGCAGGAATTAGCCGCACAGGAGCAATTCAAATAGTTGAAAATTCCCTGCTCAAATGGGGAGGTAAAAACCCCACAAAACAAATATTTATTTTAGGTTTACTCGCAGGTCCAATTACGGCATTAGTGAATAACACCGCTGTTGTGGCTGTGTTTTTACCAATTGTCGAAAATTGGTGTTATCGGCAAAAAATGTCTGTTTCTCTACTTTTATTACCCTTATCATACATTACCATTTTGGGGGGTATGATTACGGTAGTGGGTACTTCTACTACTGTCCTGGCTAGTGGTTTATCTGCCACTTTGGGCTATGGCACATTTGGTTTATTTCAGTTTACATTTTTGGGTTTAATTACATTTTTTGTTGGATTAATTTATTTATCTATTTTTGCCCCTCGATTATTAAAAAATCAAGTTAGTTCATGTTCTACAGATGATCTTGTTACTTGTGATTATCAACTCAAAGAATATATTAGTGAAATTATTATTCCACCAGGCTCTCCATTAGTAGGAAAAACGTTAAATACTAGTCGTATCCAACGTCAATTTGATGTAGATGTAATTGAAATAATTGATAATGGGGTACATTTTTCTCAACCTTTAGCTGATAAAAAACTCAAGGCTGGTTGTATTCTGTTGGTGAGGGGTGGTAGGGAAGATTTATTACAAATTAAAAATCAACAAGGAATTGAAATTTTACCAGAGGTGAAGTTTAGTTACCCGTCTTTGATATCAGAGTTAAATTCAGAAGAGGAAGGTGTGGCGGAAGTATTAGTTACTTCTGGTTCTAATTTAATTGGTTCTACTTTAAAAGAATTACGTTTCCGTCAAAGATATAATGTCACGGTTTTAGCTATTCGTCGGGGTCAGGAATTAAGCCGTGAACGTCTGGGAAAAACACCTTTACGTTTTGGTGATGTTTTATTAGTAGGTGGTCCCCAACAAAGTTTGATAGGTTTACAAACCAGTCGTAATCTATTGCTAATTATGCAGCAAGATATCGAAATTCTCCGTCATTCTAAGGCGGGTATTGCTATTGCTATTTGCTTGGGTGTTGTCTTGGTGGCAGCTTTTAAATTACTGACTATTTTGGTTAGTTCTTTAATTGGTGTAATTTTAATGGTGCTGACTGGTTGTCTGAAACCAAAGGAAATTTATGAAGCGGTAAGATGGGATATTATTTTTCTTTTAGCTGGTTTAATTCCTTTGGGTATTGCTATGAATAATTCTGGTACTACTCAATTATTAGCAGAAAATATTGTTAAATTAGGAGGTCAATTACCTGGTTATTGGTTACTGACTTTTTTCTTTGTGCTTACTGCTTGTATGACTGAAATATTGTCTAATAATGCGGCTGTAATTTTATTGTTACCAATTGCGGCTAAAGTAGCAGAAAATCTTAATTTTAATCCTTTGGCTTTTATGTTAGCTGTGACTTTTGCTGCTTCTTATAGTTTTATGACCCCTATCGGTTATCAGACAAATACTATGGTTTATAGTCCCGGTGGTTATCGCTTTGTAGATTTTTTCCGCGTGGGTGCGCCTTTAACTATCTTGATGACACTGATTATTCCACCGTTAATTATTCTTTTATATGGTATTTAA
- a CDS encoding Calvin cycle protein CP12 produces MTTYNGVHAANNSALNETKTIEEAILESIAEARDVCDQNGINSPSCAVAWDIVEELQAEKAHQKQAKHRQTALESYCEMYPDALECLMYDL; encoded by the coding sequence ATGACAACTTACAACGGAGTTCACGCTGCAAATAACTCCGCACTAAACGAAACTAAAACCATTGAAGAGGCAATTCTCGAATCCATCGCCGAAGCTAGAGATGTTTGTGATCAAAATGGAATTAATTCCCCCAGTTGCGCTGTAGCTTGGGATATTGTGGAAGAATTACAAGCAGAAAAAGCCCATCAAAAACAAGCTAAACATCGGCAAACGGCCCTAGAAAGTTACTGTGAAATGTATCCTGATGCACTGGAGTGTTTAATGTACGATTTGTAA
- a CDS encoding type II toxin-antitoxin system prevent-host-death family antitoxin: MTQLEINQFQTNLTKYIDLVIKGEKIIITKNNQPVAEISPIQRPLKRGSAKGKVWISSDFNEPLESF, from the coding sequence ATGACTCAACTAGAAATCAATCAATTCCAGACTAATTTGACTAAATATATTGACTTGGTAATCAAAGGAGAGAAAATTATTATTACAAAAAATAATCAACCAGTGGCAGAAATTTCACCAATTCAACGCCCCTTAAAACGAGGTAGTGCTAAAGGAAAAGTATGGATATCATCAGATTTTAACGAACCGCTTGAATCTTTCTAA
- a CDS encoding RHS repeat-associated core domain-containing protein — MFTGREFDQEIGLYYYRARYYDQATGRFLSEDPIGFDGGDSNFYRIICKRLYESERLSQGIIYGNNRKNQNIN; from the coding sequence CTGTTTACAGGAAGAGAGTTTGATCAGGAGATTGGGCTTTATTATTACAGAGCGCGGTATTATGACCAAGCTACAGGAAGGTTTTTGAGTGAAGATCCAATTGGGTTTGATGGTGGGGATAGTAATTTCTATCGGATTATATGTAAAAGATTGTATGAGTCAGAAAGATTGTCACAAGGAATAATTTATGGAAATAACAGGAAAAATCAAAACATCAATTGA
- a CDS encoding DUF4288 domain-containing protein — protein MYVKFADGNQNKYPIWENIILIEANSDEEALEKAETRAKEDESESEDDFTWENRSASLIFAGIRKLISCNNPDENPHHGTEISYSQMEVKTEDELSKLVKGESVTIIYEE, from the coding sequence ATGTACGTGAAATTCGCAGATGGCAATCAAAATAAATACCCAATCTGGGAAAATATTATTTTGATAGAAGCAAACTCGGATGAAGAAGCCTTAGAAAAAGCAGAGACAAGAGCCAAGGAAGATGAAAGTGAATCTGAAGATGATTTTACTTGGGAAAATCGTTCTGCTTCTTTAATTTTTGCTGGTATTCGTAAGCTAATTTCTTGCAATAATCCAGATGAAAATCCGCATCACGGAACAGAAATATCTTATTCTCAGATGGAGGTTAAAACCGAAGATGAGTTATCAAAACTTGTGAAAGGAGAATCTGTAACAATCATATACGAAGAGTAA
- a CDS encoding type II toxin-antitoxin system RelE/ParE family toxin, translating to MGDYLVIYELDVENQLIIIIRVGHRREIY from the coding sequence GTGGGCGATTATCTAGTTATCTATGAGTTAGATGTAGAAAATCAATTAATCATTATTATTAGGGTTGGTCATCGCAGGGAAATTTACTAG
- a CDS encoding AbrB/MazE/SpoVT family DNA-binding domain-containing protein has translation MTSATITTKGQVTIPKEIRDYLNLDTGSKVDFVIDENGIVKLIPLNIPVGKLSGILHRKGMKSATLEEMEQTISEGASDWS, from the coding sequence ATGACCAGTGCCACAATTACCACCAAAGGACAAGTAACTATACCTAAAGAAATCAGAGATTATCTGAATTTGGATACAGGAAGTAAAGTTGATTTTGTGATTGATGAAAATGGCATAGTTAAACTTATTCCCCTGAATATACCTGTTGGAAAATTATCTGGGATTTTGCACAGAAAAGGGATGAAATCCGCCACTTTAGAAGAAATGGAACAAACAATTAGTGAGGGTGCAAGTGATTGGAGTTGA
- a CDS encoding type II toxin-antitoxin system VapC family toxin yields the protein MIGVDTNILVRYLTKDDEKQWEKAVEIIHSGEQCFIANVVICELIWVLRGNPYNFTKQEISNTVEMMLQCAVFEWENRSVIYQGLRRFQQGNADFSDYLIGAVAQQFGCTITATFDRKLRGEKGFDCV from the coding sequence GTGATTGGAGTTGATACAAATATTTTAGTACGTTACCTCACAAAAGATGATGAAAAACAATGGGAAAAAGCTGTTGAGATTATACACAGTGGAGAACAATGTTTTATTGCTAATGTTGTTATTTGTGAGTTAATCTGGGTTTTGCGTGGTAATCCTTATAATTTTACTAAACAAGAAATTAGTAATACTGTAGAGATGATGTTGCAATGTGCTGTTTTTGAGTGGGAGAATCGTTCAGTTATTTATCAAGGATTGCGGCGTTTTCAACAGGGAAATGCAGATTTTTCTGATTATTTAATTGGTGCAGTTGCTCAACAATTTGGTTGTACTATAACGGCGACTTTTGATAGGAAATTGAGAGGAGAAAAAGGGTTTGATTGTGTCTAG
- a CDS encoding RHS repeat-associated core domain-containing protein: MAQESAGNVVWHLTDHLGTVRDLVNNSGAVVNHFVYDSFGQVISESNPAIDTRYLFTGREFDQEIGLYYYRARYYDANTGRFISKDPKGKLFRNPKAPDGGTAFQPTSGKSYFDNLR; encoded by the coding sequence TTGGCGCAGGAAAGTGCTGGTAATGTCGTCTGGCATTTAACAGACCATTTGGGAACAGTTCGAGATTTGGTGAATAATAGCGGTGCGGTGGTGAATCATTTTGTTTATGATTCCTTTGGTCAGGTAATTTCTGAAAGTAATCCCGCTATTGATACTCGTTATCTGTTTACGGGAAGAGAGTTTGATCAGGAGATTGGGCTTTATTATTACAGAGCGCGGTATTATGATGCGAATACGGGAAGGTTTATTAGTAAAGATCCGAAAGGAAAATTATTCAGAAACCCAAAAGCACCAGATGGAGGAACAGCCTTCCAGCCAACATCTGGTAAATCATATTTTGATAATTTAAGGTAA